TACAACTTCTGCGATATGGCTGGAGCGGTATAGAACCCTCTACTCTCATTTCCCTGCCAGCGCTTTTGCTTTCTTTGCGGTACAGATTACCAGTCCCCAATTTTTCCGTTCCTGTGCTTCTGAAGCAATCGTTTAAATTCCTCATACCGTTTATTTCTCTTTTCCTTCTTACATATGTTGTATTGCTGGGACTATCAGTCGATAATACGCCCTACCCTTCCGGAAAATGGACACTTGCAAACCTGGAAAAGGTCTTTTTTGTCCAGAAAATATGGAAGAATCTTTTTAACACACTCTGGATAGCAATATTGAGTTCCACTATACTTTTTATATCGATCGTACCCTTTTCATACGTGTATACCAGATCACGAAAGCCACTGATCAAAGTTGTCGGGGTGGTGATACTCTTTGGAAGCATATACGCGGGTATGCATACGCTTCTTCCATTGTACGAAATTTTCGATAGATTGAAACTCACGGACACTATCTTCGGCGTATCGCTCATCGTCGCGAACCAGTCATTGCCGATAGCATTTGTGGTTCTCAGCGGTTTTTTCAGCAGCATTCCTAGAGAATTCAGGGAAGTAGCTCAGCTGGAAGGTGTGGGGGAGTATCATTATTTTCGAAAAGTGATAGTGCCTCTGGGTCTACCGGTGATTTTCAGTGTTATCATCTACAACGTTGTAAATGCGTGGAATTCTTTCACTATACCCCTTTTATTCATTGAAAGTGCTAGACTGATGCCATTATCTTTGAAATTATTCAACTACGCAGGAGAAATCGGGAGTTATTATACGAAATGGAATCTGTTTGGAGCTGCCTCTATTATCGGGATAATCCCGGTGCTTTTCTTATTCAGGTACAGTGAAAGATTCTTATACGCACGATTCCTCGGAGAAGGAGGTATAAACTATGAACAGCATTTTTGATAGAGTCCTCCAGTATGTTACTGAAGTCGCGGGTGAAGAATTAGTAATAGATTACATCGTTGGTACTGGTATTACCGCTGTGAAACTTGAAAAGGGTGAGGTGGGAATTGCACATCTGTTTAGGGATGAAATTCCTTCTGGTTGTACATTATTCAATGAACTCGTTTCTACACCCATAAAGCTCAGCGAATTCTTGAAGCTCGGCGAACGTTTCCACCCCGTCACTGTCAGTCTTGCCCTCGCGGCGTGTAACGCCGTGCTCGGGCGATACTTCTCTCCGAAAGATTGCTCCGAAAAGGATGTCTTTGATATCCTTGAGATAACTCCTGAGGATACAGTTGGATTTGTTGGGGACTTCAGACCGCTAACAAATTCCCTGCGCGAAAAGGTGAAAAAGGTTATCATTTTCGAAAGGCACCCCGGTAGCAATTATCTGCCAGATTGGGCATTACCCTGGAAACTCAAAGATTGTGATGTGTTGATCGTTACAGGTACAACGGTGATGAACAGAACGATTGATATGATTCTAAACGCTGCAAGGACAGACAGGATCGTTGTTTATGGACCTTCTACCCCGTTATTATCAGAAGTGTTCCCAGGAAATGTGCGGGTGCTTGGTGGAGCGCTGATTACTGATGGGGAACTTGCTATGAAGATAGCAGCACGGGCTGGGGGAACAAAAAATCTTTTCCGAGAAAGCGCGGCAAAAAAGGTTACTATAGTAAAGTAAAGGCGGCTCAAGCCGC
This genomic interval from Kosmotoga pacifica contains the following:
- a CDS encoding DUF364 domain-containing protein, whose amino-acid sequence is MNSIFDRVLQYVTEVAGEELVIDYIVGTGITAVKLEKGEVGIAHLFRDEIPSGCTLFNELVSTPIKLSEFLKLGERFHPVTVSLALAACNAVLGRYFSPKDCSEKDVFDILEITPEDTVGFVGDFRPLTNSLREKVKKVIIFERHPGSNYLPDWALPWKLKDCDVLIVTGTTVMNRTIDMILNAARTDRIVVYGPSTPLLSEVFPGNVRVLGGALITDGELAMKIAARAGGTKNLFRESAAKKVTIVK